Proteins encoded together in one Janthinobacterium tructae window:
- a CDS encoding PhnE/PtxC family ABC transporter permease: MLKSANAALPRDPAWRGRLTGAAIVLLVLWPMLVQAEFKPWILFDAQSLAATWQFLASFVPPAHSLEFLQLVAISSWETIAMATAGMALAMLGAIPLTLLVTERLSISRIGSGTVSPLAASVRHSVRAVLVLLRSVPELVWALLLVRIVGLGPTAGVIAIALTYCGMLGKVYAEILESSDASACNALLHNGSGRLKALLYGALPESAAELVSYTIYRWECAIRGSVVMGFVGAGGLGQRMDESMKMMAGNELATMLMVFVLLVAGADAVSAMLRRRLA; this comes from the coding sequence TTGCTGAAGAGCGCCAACGCCGCCCTGCCGCGCGATCCCGCCTGGCGCGGCCGCCTGACCGGCGCTGCCATCGTGCTGCTGGTGCTGTGGCCGATGCTGGTGCAAGCCGAATTCAAGCCGTGGATACTGTTCGATGCGCAAAGCCTGGCCGCCACCTGGCAATTCCTTGCCAGCTTCGTGCCGCCCGCTCACTCGCTGGAATTTTTGCAACTGGTGGCCATTTCCAGCTGGGAAACCATCGCCATGGCGACGGCCGGCATGGCGCTGGCCATGCTGGGGGCCATACCGCTGACTTTATTGGTGACGGAGCGATTGTCGATTTCGCGCATCGGCAGCGGCACCGTTTCGCCGCTGGCCGCCAGCGTCCGCCACAGTGTGCGTGCGGTGCTGGTGCTGCTGCGCAGCGTGCCGGAACTGGTCTGGGCACTATTGCTGGTGCGCATAGTCGGCCTGGGGCCGACGGCCGGCGTGATCGCCATCGCCCTCACGTATTGCGGCATGCTGGGCAAGGTCTACGCGGAAATCCTCGAATCGTCGGATGCGTCCGCCTGCAACGCGCTATTGCACAACGGCAGCGGCAGATTAAAGGCCCTGCTGTACGGCGCCCTGCCCGAATCGGCCGCCGAACTGGTGTCGTACACGATTTATCGCTGGGAGTGCGCGATCCGCGGCTCCGTCGTCATGGGTTTTGTCGGTGCGGGCGGCCTGGGCCAGCGCATGGATGAATCGATGAAGATGATGGCCGGCAATGAACTGGCCACCATGCTGATGGTGTTCGTGCTGCTGGTGGCGGGCGCCGATGCGGTCTCGGCCATGCTGCGCCGGAGGCTGGCATGA
- a CDS encoding GNAT family N-acetyltransferase: MHIRPTTGADWPALKATRLAALLDAPTAFGASHASAAGFSDADWQQRAISTPQRTFFLAFDGEHPIGLAAQVVAGNGECHLIAMWVAQQYRGLGVAQGLVEAVKQCAVGNGHARLVLDVAPENARAAAFYQKQGFVFLPEWEPLESHPHIQVQKMEWLRRH, encoded by the coding sequence ATGCACATCCGCCCCACCACCGGCGCCGACTGGCCGGCCCTGAAAGCCACGCGTCTGGCCGCCCTGCTCGACGCCCCCACCGCCTTCGGCGCCAGCCACGCCAGCGCGGCCGGTTTTTCCGATGCCGACTGGCAGCAGCGCGCCATCAGCACGCCGCAGCGCACGTTTTTCCTCGCCTTTGACGGAGAACACCCCATCGGCCTCGCCGCGCAAGTGGTGGCCGGCAATGGCGAGTGCCACCTGATCGCCATGTGGGTAGCGCAGCAATATCGCGGCCTGGGCGTGGCGCAAGGCTTGGTCGAGGCCGTGAAACAATGTGCCGTCGGGAATGGCCACGCGCGGCTGGTGCTCGACGTGGCGCCCGAGAATGCGCGTGCTGCCGCCTTTTACCAGAAGCAGGGTTTTGTATTCCTGCCGGAATGGGAGCCGCTGGAAAGCCATCCGCATATCCAGGTGCAGAAGATGGAATGGCTGCGGCGGCATTGA
- a CDS encoding phosphonate ABC transporter ATP-binding protein, whose protein sequence is MTFQLHKICVHHAGAAGNALALRELDLDVAQGEQIALIGPSGAGKTSLLHTLACALRPESGTLSVLGSSPWLIGSAERHALRARLFLAPQTPPLPPRQRVVNAVLAGRLPQWSLWTAMRSLLAPVDPRTAWEALGKFNLQDKLYARVDRLSGGERQRCGMARALVSNAQAFLVDEPLSALDPTLALQTIHVLQAEARARNATLICSLHQVDIARACFTRIVALRDGKIVFDLPSSEVSDAMIERLYRNKADPAPQFEAVDAKLDAARPLC, encoded by the coding sequence ATGACATTCCAACTTCACAAGATCTGCGTCCACCACGCGGGCGCCGCCGGCAATGCGCTGGCCCTGCGCGAGCTGGACCTGGACGTGGCGCAAGGTGAACAGATCGCCCTGATCGGCCCCTCCGGCGCCGGCAAGACCAGTCTGCTGCACACGCTGGCCTGCGCGCTGCGCCCCGAGTCCGGCACCTTGAGCGTCCTCGGCAGTTCTCCGTGGCTGATCGGCAGCGCCGAGCGCCACGCCTTGCGTGCGCGCCTGTTTTTGGCGCCGCAAACGCCGCCGCTGCCGCCGCGCCAGCGCGTCGTCAACGCCGTCCTGGCGGGCCGGCTGCCGCAATGGAGCTTGTGGACGGCGATGCGTTCCCTGCTGGCCCCCGTCGACCCGCGCACCGCGTGGGAGGCTTTAGGCAAATTCAATCTGCAGGACAAACTGTATGCGCGCGTCGACCGCCTGTCCGGCGGCGAACGCCAGCGCTGCGGCATGGCGCGCGCGCTGGTGTCGAATGCGCAAGCGTTCCTCGTCGACGAACCGCTGTCCGCGCTCGACCCCACGCTGGCCCTGCAAACGATCCATGTGCTGCAAGCGGAAGCAAGAGCGCGCAACGCCACCCTGATCTGCAGCCTGCACCAGGTCGATATCGCGCGCGCCTGTTTTACGCGCATCGTCGCCCTGCGCGACGGCAAGATCGTCTTCGACTTGCCCAGCAGCGAGGTCAGCGACGCCATGATAGAGCGGCTGTACCGCAACAAGGCCGATCCGGCGCCGCAGTTCGAGGCAGTGGACGCGAAACTGGACGCCGCGAGGCCGCTTTGCTGA
- the phnE gene encoding phosphonate ABC transporter, permease protein PhnE: MKGDTSMLPVAPPVRWSTWALLAGLVLLVVASFATLPLKWGEFFSADAVRTSADFLHGFAPPELAPAFLIKVGIATFETLAMSAIGTVIAALLGALLALPASGRFGKLARNATRAVLNVLRSIPELVWASILLIAAGLGPFAGTLALALHTVGVLGRLFADAFENCPPLPAATLRINGARPAEAFLYATLPQCGPQMMSYTLYRWENNIRAAAILGVVGAGGLGQMLKYHLSLFQMQSAATVIVAMLLMVAAVDGLSYVLRRAMTR, encoded by the coding sequence ATGAAGGGCGACACCTCCATGCTGCCGGTTGCCCCTCCCGTGCGCTGGTCGACCTGGGCCTTGCTGGCCGGCCTGGTGCTGCTGGTCGTCGCCAGCTTCGCCACCCTGCCCTTGAAATGGGGCGAGTTCTTCAGCGCCGATGCCGTGCGCACCAGTGCCGATTTCCTGCACGGCTTCGCGCCGCCCGAACTGGCGCCCGCGTTTCTCATCAAGGTCGGCATCGCTACCTTTGAAACCCTGGCCATGTCGGCCATCGGCACGGTCATCGCCGCGCTCCTGGGTGCGCTTCTGGCCCTGCCCGCCAGCGGGCGTTTCGGCAAGCTGGCGCGCAACGCCACGCGCGCGGTGCTCAACGTGCTGCGCTCGATCCCCGAACTGGTGTGGGCCTCGATTTTGCTGATCGCCGCCGGCCTGGGCCCGTTCGCGGGCACCCTGGCGCTGGCGCTGCATACGGTGGGCGTGCTGGGTCGCTTGTTTGCCGATGCGTTTGAAAATTGCCCGCCCCTGCCCGCCGCCACCTTGCGCATCAATGGCGCGCGCCCTGCCGAGGCCTTCTTGTACGCCACCTTGCCGCAATGCGGGCCGCAGATGATGTCATATACGCTGTACCGCTGGGAAAACAATATCCGCGCCGCCGCCATCCTCGGCGTCGTCGGTGCGGGCGGCCTGGGACAGATGCTGAAATACCATCTGTCGCTGTTCCAGATGCAGAGCGCCGCGACCGTCATCGTCGCCATGCTGCTGATGGTGGCCGCCGTCGATGGCCTCAGCTATGTGCTGCGCCGCGCGATGACCCGCTGA
- a CDS encoding putative selenate ABC transporter substrate-binding protein, translating to MTKFSKLPAILATVAATLAIHSGLAQAQQVLRVSAIPDEAPTELQRKFKPLGSYLEKKLGMKVEFTPVTDYAASVEGLINNKLDMVWFGGFTFVQANVRSGGKIVPLVQREEDTKFRSVFVTTSKDINQLSDLKGKNFTFGSESSTSGHLMPRYYLLAAKINPDTDMKRIAFSGAHDATVAAVAGGKVDAGTLNISVWEKLVEAKKVDPAKVRVFYTTPGYYDYNWSVRADMNPVVRKKLTDAFLALDPSTPEGKEILDLQRATKFIPTKAENYKDIEAAARDAKLLK from the coding sequence ATGACCAAATTCTCCAAACTCCCCGCCATCCTGGCCACCGTTGCCGCCACGCTGGCCATCCACAGCGGCCTGGCGCAAGCGCAGCAAGTGTTGCGCGTGTCCGCCATCCCCGACGAAGCGCCGACGGAATTGCAGCGCAAATTCAAGCCGCTGGGCAGCTACCTGGAAAAGAAGCTGGGCATGAAGGTGGAATTTACGCCCGTCACCGATTACGCGGCGTCCGTGGAAGGCTTGATCAATAACAAGCTCGACATGGTCTGGTTCGGCGGTTTTACTTTCGTGCAAGCGAACGTGCGCAGCGGCGGCAAGATCGTGCCGCTGGTGCAGCGCGAGGAAGACACGAAGTTCCGCTCCGTGTTCGTCACCACCAGCAAGGACATCAATCAATTGTCCGACCTGAAGGGCAAGAATTTCACGTTCGGTTCGGAATCGTCGACCTCCGGCCACTTGATGCCACGTTACTACTTGCTGGCCGCCAAGATCAATCCGGACACGGACATGAAACGCATCGCATTTTCCGGCGCACATGACGCCACCGTGGCGGCCGTGGCCGGCGGCAAGGTCGATGCGGGCACGCTGAACATTTCCGTGTGGGAAAAGCTAGTCGAAGCGAAAAAAGTCGACCCAGCCAAGGTGCGCGTGTTCTACACGACACCAGGCTACTACGATTACAACTGGAGCGTGCGCGCCGACATGAACCCCGTCGTGCGCAAGAAGCTGACGGACGCCTTCTTGGCGCTGGACCCATCCACGCCCGAAGGCAAGGAAATCCTCGACCTGCAGCGCGCCACGAAGTTCATCCCGACCAAGGCCGAGAACTACAAGGATATCGAAGCGGCTGCGCGCGATGCGAAGTTGTTGAAGTAA